One Cucumis sativus cultivar 9930 chromosome 1, Cucumber_9930_V3, whole genome shotgun sequence DNA segment encodes these proteins:
- the LOC101211912 gene encoding probable flavin-containing monooxygenase 1 produces MAPILSKIAIVGAGVSGIAAAKQLAHHEPIVFEASDYIGGVWKHCSYDSTKLQSFRSDYEFADFPWPNRDRVDFPSHLEILEYLNSYARHFDLRRFIQFNSKVVGVRFIGNGNSGKFGPLLSGRPAWEISVMDTLSETIQLYEVEMVVMCIGKYGDIPKLPEFPSGKGPEIFAGKVMHSLDYCKLGKEETNELLKGKRVAIIGYKKSAIDLAVECAQANQGEEGKGCTMVVRGLHWTVPHYWVWGLPFFFFFSTRSSQFLHERPNQTFLKTLIGLFLSPMRHGVSKFIESYLTWKMPLEKYGLKPDHPFLEDYASCQMAIMPENFFRQADEGKIVIKRASKWWFWNGGIEFDDGSRSEFDVVIMATGFDGKKKLTDIFPQPFRTFLQYPSGMIPLYRGTINPMIPNMAFVGYLESVANLHTSELRSIWLARLVDEKFKLPETQKMVEQINKEMEVMKRSTRFYKRHCISTYSINHSDQICEEMGWNPWRKNSWFSEAFSPYGSQDYNNINNANNKIN; encoded by the exons ATGGCTCCAATTCTCTCAAAAATCGCCATTGTCGGTGCTGGAGTTAGTGGTATTGCTGCTGCGAAGCAGTTGGCTCACCATGAGCCAATCGTGTTTGAGGCTTCCGATTACATTGGTGGTGTTTGGAAGCATTGTTCATATGATTCTACAAAACTTCAATCGTTTCGTTCGGATTATGAATTTGCTGATTTTCCCTGGCCAAATAGAGATAGAGTTGATTTTCCTTCTCATCTCGAAATTTTGGAGTATTTGAATTCCTATGCTCGTCATTTTGATCTTCGTCGCttcattcaattcaattcGAAGGTTGTTGGTGTTCGATTCATCGGCAATGGAAACTCTGGCAAGTTTGGACCATTGCTTTCCGGTCGACCAGCTTGGGAGATTTCTGTTATGGATACTCTGTCTGAAACCATTCAG TTGTATGAAGTGGAGATGGTGGTGATGTGCATCGGAAAGTATGGTGATATCCCAAAGCTACCGGAGTTCCCGAGCGGCAAAGGGCCAGAGATATTCGCGGGGAAGGTGATGCATTCTCTAGATTATTGCAAACTTGGGAAGGAAGAAACAAATGAGTTGCTTAAGGGTAAGAGAGTTGCAATCATCGGCTACAAGAAATCAGCCATTGATTTGGCCGTTGAATGTGCCCAAGCAAATCAAG GTGAAGAAGGAAAGGGATGTACAATGGTGGTGAGAGGGTTACACTGGACAGTGCCTCACTATTGGGTTTGGGGTTTgccattcttcttcttcttctccacgaGATCTTCTCAATTCCTCCATGAAAGACCTAACCAGACCTTCCTTAAGACTCTTATTGGCCTCTTCTTATCTCCCAtg AGACATGGAGTTTCGAAATTTATAGAATCATATCTGACGTGGAAAATGCCATTGGAAAAGTATGGGTTAAAGCCAGATCATCCATTTCTGGAGGACTATGCGTCCTGCCAGATGGCAATTATGCCGGAGAACTTTTTCCGGCAAGCCGACGAGGGTAAGATCGTCATAAAAAGGGCGTCCAAGTGGTGGTTTTGGAATGGGGGGATTGAGTTCGACGACGGCTCTAGATCGGAGTTCGACGTCGTTATTATGGCCACCGGCTTCGACGGCAAGAAAAAGCTGACCGACATTTTCCCTCAGCCCTTCCGTACATTTCTCCAGTACCCTTCCGGCATGATACCCTTGTACCG AGGTACGATCAATCCAATGATACCAAACATGGCATTCGTGGGGTACCTAGAGAGCGTAGCGAACCTCCACACGTCGGAGCTTCGGAGCATATGGCTGGCCCGACTGGTGGACGAGAAATTCAAGCTACCGGAGACACAAAAAATGGTGGAACAGATAAATAAAGAGATGGAAGTGATGAAGAGAAGCACAAGGTTCTACAAAAGGCATTGCATTTCAACTTATAGTATCAATCATAGTGACCAAATTTGTGAGGAAATGGGTTGGAACCCATGGAGGAAGAACTCTTGGTTTTCTGAAGCTTTCTCTCCTTATGGAAGTCAAGACTACAACAACATCAACAATgccaacaacaaaataaattaa